From one Humulus lupulus chromosome 8, drHumLupu1.1, whole genome shotgun sequence genomic stretch:
- the LOC133798102 gene encoding uncharacterized protein LOC133798102: MAFQVTPDARGKSKIADNYDKFCTHCNREGHDDNSCFQLHGFLEWWGDRPRGGCGPGRGGATAGRGAGCSGGRGRGTHNALVRANKAVAGTSSSGAKGGQYHAPPNSIEAAGISGLTPGQWQQILDALTVSKTKDRLHGLDDEEVDWSG, from the exons ATGGCTTTTCAAGTTACACCCGATGCGCGAGGTAAATCTAAAATTGCAGATAATTATGACAAATTCTGTACTCACTGCAACAGAGAAGGCCACGACGACAACTCTTGTTTTCAGCTTCATGGGTTCCTTGAGTGGTGGGGAGATCGTCCTCGGGGTGGATGTGGACCGGGTCGTGGCGGCGCAACAGCAGGAAGAGGGGCAGGTTGTTCTGGTGGGCGTGGCAGGGGCACCCACAACGCACTTGTGCGCGCGAATAAAGCAGTAGCGGGTACCAGTAGCAGCGGTGCTAAGGGTGGGCAATATCATGCTCCACCAAACTCGATTGAGGCAGCAGGTATCTCAGGCCTTACTCCGGGACAGTGGCAACAAATTCTTGATGCTTTAACCGTTTCCAAAACCAAGGATCGTCTTCATG GACTGGACGACGAGGAAGTTGATTGGAGCGGGTGA
- the LOC133798101 gene encoding uncharacterized protein LOC133798101 isoform X2 — protein MSTSEHRRSARIYELNAQRSQQTNSQNEDNQTCETAIEDLSTGDRDFNLKRGKKKVKTRSIQDLIMDTAAYQVGNSGNEDHHTNSVATSTGPGIDASKKSKLELLLSILKRRDSFEIFAEPVNPDEVNGYYDTIKEPMDFGTISRKLDGGSYKTLEEFEHDVFLVSNNAMVFNASTTVYYRQARAIKNLTQKLFFALKTEPENFESEISKMRLRGGRAIKREMEISNSGDQSNSRIILKGCEEERLGGEQNVNNWNLESFLNENKSIVRSIYESPEHLITTMETIPDNIRYNDSLAQFSKDIGSYAEIISGKKLHRCTSTEDLNHQFEVPNVASGHNSAVNRGHVHFGACGGEPIHVAQKHEIHLEISGPNFTGSNAYNTSNRYISNSINNDNVIQKTDLSSSYLKENLSYQKRKFSEFVRDEVKNSYQDGIPTSTWNTGSNDDVFISSSINKSNDNVFISSSINKSKNIQMIKASTSNPEQTLTDQREKLMDVMRKGNFCKTLSPSQREKIISSCIKHFHMAEAISSTPKSTLGGINFMEAIREGDNKLSQEAICSDSKKIPADQLEKFMDVVIEGESKSYRSESPQVSTTRYTSSNQEKMNFSMNKEKHFQMAEAASLKPKQFLVDPHREFFKSTNKEGNSSKNDISDQSIQCSNFSPALTDAGNLYFSGAESKQFIPSATSECKNVPMAAMNSVSMLETVGEIIGETTQSLSVGGNVFQEHMANQGTGNDFFSTHLLVGEDLCIVNPLNVCTNLIQFIPSMNNSVNVQMPESNGGNSIPTAMNEGMNVQTISTGPMTQGTLCATGHGVPPSAHQQLFSPPITESNCNQAPLIPSSDVNFPCGLNKLKTVGNGGQLLQVEQTWSWRQPMQLQSPPIVHSSMQMQPRPPLVDLANQTTPSQWQDQSASVYNKLMNFQPIPIFASSIQMQSMPHQVDLAGKTVSSQWRGQGTDVANEQVTQLHPPPISASPMQMQQKPNQVNSADQAAPSQG, from the exons ATGTCAACCAGTGAGCATAGAAGAAGTGCGCGAATATATGAACTCAATGCGCAAAGATCTCAGCAAACAAATAGTCAAAATGAGGATAATCAGACTTGTGAGACGGCAATAGAGGATTTGAGTACTGGAGATAGGGACTTTAATCTAAAGCGAGGAAAAAAAAAGGTCAAGACTAGATCTATCCAAGATTTGATTATGGACACAGCTGCATATCAG GTTGGAAACTCTGGCAATGAAGACCATCATACAAATTCTG TTGCTACATCAACTGGACCTGGAATTGATGCATCCAAAAAAAGCAAGCTTGAACTATTACTTAGTATTTTGAAGAG GAGGGACTCCTTCGAAATATTTGCAGAGCCAGTAAACCCAGATGAG GTCAATGGATATTATGATACCATAAAAGAGCCAATGGATTTTGGGACAATTTCAAGAAAACTTGATGGTGGAAGCTACAAGACACTAGAGGAATTCGAG CATGATGTATTTTTGGTATCCAACAATGCAATGGTTTTCAACGCTTCGACTACAGTATATTATAGACAG GCTCGAGCTATTAAGAATTTGACACAAAAGTTATTTTTTGCTCTCAAAACTGAGCCTGAGAACTTTGAAAGCGAAATTTCCAAAATGAGGCTACGAGGTGGAAGGGCAATAAAAAGAGAGATGGAGATTTCAAATTCTGGCGATCAATCAAACAGCAGGATAATTTTGAAAG GTTGTGAGGAAGAAAGACTTGGAGGAGAACAAAATGTAAACAATTGGAATTTGGAGTCTTTTCTCAATGAGAATAAGTCAATTGTACGTTCAATTTATGAGAGCCCGGAACATTTGATTACAACTATGGAG ACTATTCCAGATAACATCAGATACAACGACAGTTTGGCGCAATTTTCTAAAGATATAGGGTCTTATGCTGAAATAATTTCTGGGAAGAAGTTACATAGGTGCACCTCCACTGAAGATTTAAATCATCAGTTTGAAGTCCCTAATGTGGCATCTGGACACAACAGTGCTGTTAACAGAGGACATGTTCATTTTGGTGCGTGTGGTGGGGAACCAATCCATGTAGCTCAAAAGCATGAGATTCACCTAGAAATTAGTGGTCCTAACTTCACTGGAAGCAATGCATACAACACATCCAACAGATATATCTCAAATTCTATCAACAATGATAATGTTATTCAAAAGACAGACTTGAGTTCTTCATATTTGAAGGAAAATCTTAGCTACCAGAAAAGAAAATTCAGTGAGTTTGTGAGAGATGAGGTGAAAAATTCTTATCAAGATGGGATCCCTACTTCAACTTGGAACACAGGCAGTAACGACGATGTATTTATCTCAAGTTCTATTAACAAGAGTAATGACAATGTATTTATCTCAAGTTCTATTAACAAGAGTAAGAATATCCAGATGATAAAGGCAAGTACTTCAAACCCTGAGCAAACTCTTACTGATCAACGTGAAAAGTTAATGGATGTTATGAGAAAGGGTAATTTTTGTAAAACATTGAGCCCTAGCCAACGAGAAAAAATCATCTCGAGTTGTATCAAGCATTTCCATATGGCTGAGGCAATTTCTTCAACTCCCAAAAGTACTCTAGGTGGCATAAACTTTATGGAAGCTATAAGAGAAGGGGATAACAAACTCTCTCAAG AGGCAATTTGTTCAGATTCCAAGAAAATTCCAGCTGATCAGCTCGAAAAATTCATGGATGTTGTGATTGAAGGGGAAAGCAAATCCTATCGAAGTGAATCCCCACAGGTTTCTACAACAAGGTACACAAGCAGTAATCAAGAAAAAATGAACTTTTCTATGAATAAAGAAAAACATTTCCAGATGGCAGAAGCAGCTTCCTTAAAGCCCAAGCAATTTCTTGTTGACCCACACAGAGAATTTTTCAAATCTACGAACAAGGAGGGGAATTCCTCGAAGAATGACATATCTGACCAATCCATTCAGTGTTCTAATTTTTCCCCTGCCTTAACAGATGCTGGTAATTTATACTTTTCTGGTGCAGAGAGCAAACAATTTATCCCAAGTGCTACTAGTGAGTGTAAAAATGTCCCAATGGCAGCCATGAACTCTGTAAGTATGCTGGAAACTGTTGGTGAGATCATTGGCGAAACAACTCAATCCTTGAGTGTTGGGGGCAATGTGTTCCAGGAGCATATGGCTAATCAAGGAACTGGTAATGATTTCTTCTCCACTCACTTACTTGTAGGTGAAGATTTGTGCATCGTAAATCCATTGAATGTCTGCACCAACCTTATCCAGTTCATCCCGTCTATGAATAATAGTGTGAATGTCCAAATGCCGGAGAGTAATGGTGGAAATTCCATCCCTACTGCTATGAATGAGGGTATGAATGTCCAGACAATATCAACAGGTCCAATGACACAAGGCACTCTATGTGCTACAGGTCATGGTGTTCCGCCATCTGCGCACCAGCAGTTGTTTTCCCCACCTATAACTGAGTCAAACTGTAACCAAGCTCCCCTTATACCAAGCTCAGATGTAAACTTCCCTTGTGGGTTAAATAAACTCAAAACTGTTGGTAATGGAGGTCAGCTATTGCAGGTAGAACAAACTTGGAGTTGGCGACAACCAATGCAGCTGCAATCACCGCCCATTGTACATTCTTCAATGCAAATGCAACCAAGGCCACCTCTTGTTGATTTAGCCAATCAAACTACACCCTCACAATGGCAAGATCAAAGTGCGTCTGTCTATAATAAGTTGATGAACTTTCAACCAATACCCATCTTCGCTTCTTCGATACAGATGCAGTCAATGCCGCATCAAGTGGATTTAGCAGGTAAAACTGTATCGTCACAGTGGCGAGGTCAAGGAACTGATGTTGCTAATGAGCAGGTAACGCAGTTGCATCCCCCTCCCATCTCTGCTTCTCCAATGCAGATGCAACAAAAGCCAAACCAGGTAAACTCAGCAGATCAAGCTGCACCCTCGCAGGGGTGA
- the LOC133798101 gene encoding uncharacterized protein LOC133798101 isoform X1, with the protein MSTSEHRRSARIYELNAQRSQQTNSQNEDNQTCETAIEDLSTGDRDFNLKRGKKKVKTRSIQDLIMDTAAYQVGNSGNEDHHTNSVATSTGPGIDASKKSKLELLLSILKRRDSFEIFAEPVNPDEVNGYYDTIKEPMDFGTISRKLDGGSYKTLEEFEHDVFLVSNNAMVFNASTTVYYRQARAIKNLTQKLFFALKTEPENFESEISKMRLRGGRAIKREMEISNSGDQSNSRIILKGCEEERLGGEQNVNNWNLESFLNENKSIVRSIYESPEHLITTMETIPDNIRYNDSLAQFSKDIGSYAEIISGKKLHRCTSTEDLNHQFEVPNVASGHNSAVNRGHVHFGACGGEPIHVAQKHEIHLEISGPNFTGSNAYNTSNRYISNSINNDNVIQKTDLSSSYLKENLSYQKRKFSEFVRDEVKNSYQDGIPTSTWNTGSNDDVFISSSINKSNDNVFISSSINKSKNIQMIKASTSNPEQTLTDQREKLMDVMRKGNFCKTLSPSQREKIISSCIKHFHMAEAISSTPKSTLGGINFMEAIREGDNKLSQGEFSTTLNECSNQDKFFSRSINKGKNLHVAEAICSDSKKIPADQLEKFMDVVIEGESKSYRSESPQVSTTRYTSSNQEKMNFSMNKEKHFQMAEAASLKPKQFLVDPHREFFKSTNKEGNSSKNDISDQSIQCSNFSPALTDAGNLYFSGAESKQFIPSATSECKNVPMAAMNSVSMLETVGEIIGETTQSLSVGGNVFQEHMANQGTGNDFFSTHLLVGEDLCIVNPLNVCTNLIQFIPSMNNSVNVQMPESNGGNSIPTAMNEGMNVQTISTGPMTQGTLCATGHGVPPSAHQQLFSPPITESNCNQAPLIPSSDVNFPCGLNKLKTVGNGGQLLQVEQTWSWRQPMQLQSPPIVHSSMQMQPRPPLVDLANQTTPSQWQDQSASVYNKLMNFQPIPIFASSIQMQSMPHQVDLAGKTVSSQWRGQGTDVANEQVTQLHPPPISASPMQMQQKPNQVNSADQAAPSQG; encoded by the exons ATGTCAACCAGTGAGCATAGAAGAAGTGCGCGAATATATGAACTCAATGCGCAAAGATCTCAGCAAACAAATAGTCAAAATGAGGATAATCAGACTTGTGAGACGGCAATAGAGGATTTGAGTACTGGAGATAGGGACTTTAATCTAAAGCGAGGAAAAAAAAAGGTCAAGACTAGATCTATCCAAGATTTGATTATGGACACAGCTGCATATCAG GTTGGAAACTCTGGCAATGAAGACCATCATACAAATTCTG TTGCTACATCAACTGGACCTGGAATTGATGCATCCAAAAAAAGCAAGCTTGAACTATTACTTAGTATTTTGAAGAG GAGGGACTCCTTCGAAATATTTGCAGAGCCAGTAAACCCAGATGAG GTCAATGGATATTATGATACCATAAAAGAGCCAATGGATTTTGGGACAATTTCAAGAAAACTTGATGGTGGAAGCTACAAGACACTAGAGGAATTCGAG CATGATGTATTTTTGGTATCCAACAATGCAATGGTTTTCAACGCTTCGACTACAGTATATTATAGACAG GCTCGAGCTATTAAGAATTTGACACAAAAGTTATTTTTTGCTCTCAAAACTGAGCCTGAGAACTTTGAAAGCGAAATTTCCAAAATGAGGCTACGAGGTGGAAGGGCAATAAAAAGAGAGATGGAGATTTCAAATTCTGGCGATCAATCAAACAGCAGGATAATTTTGAAAG GTTGTGAGGAAGAAAGACTTGGAGGAGAACAAAATGTAAACAATTGGAATTTGGAGTCTTTTCTCAATGAGAATAAGTCAATTGTACGTTCAATTTATGAGAGCCCGGAACATTTGATTACAACTATGGAG ACTATTCCAGATAACATCAGATACAACGACAGTTTGGCGCAATTTTCTAAAGATATAGGGTCTTATGCTGAAATAATTTCTGGGAAGAAGTTACATAGGTGCACCTCCACTGAAGATTTAAATCATCAGTTTGAAGTCCCTAATGTGGCATCTGGACACAACAGTGCTGTTAACAGAGGACATGTTCATTTTGGTGCGTGTGGTGGGGAACCAATCCATGTAGCTCAAAAGCATGAGATTCACCTAGAAATTAGTGGTCCTAACTTCACTGGAAGCAATGCATACAACACATCCAACAGATATATCTCAAATTCTATCAACAATGATAATGTTATTCAAAAGACAGACTTGAGTTCTTCATATTTGAAGGAAAATCTTAGCTACCAGAAAAGAAAATTCAGTGAGTTTGTGAGAGATGAGGTGAAAAATTCTTATCAAGATGGGATCCCTACTTCAACTTGGAACACAGGCAGTAACGACGATGTATTTATCTCAAGTTCTATTAACAAGAGTAATGACAATGTATTTATCTCAAGTTCTATTAACAAGAGTAAGAATATCCAGATGATAAAGGCAAGTACTTCAAACCCTGAGCAAACTCTTACTGATCAACGTGAAAAGTTAATGGATGTTATGAGAAAGGGTAATTTTTGTAAAACATTGAGCCCTAGCCAACGAGAAAAAATCATCTCGAGTTGTATCAAGCATTTCCATATGGCTGAGGCAATTTCTTCAACTCCCAAAAGTACTCTAGGTGGCATAAACTTTATGGAAGCTATAAGAGAAGGGGATAACAAACTCTCTCAAGGTGAATTTTCTACAACATTGAATGAGTGCAGCAACCAAGACAAGTTCTTTTCTAGATCTATTAACAAGGGTAAGAATTTGCATGTGGCAGAGGCAATTTGTTCAGATTCCAAGAAAATTCCAGCTGATCAGCTCGAAAAATTCATGGATGTTGTGATTGAAGGGGAAAGCAAATCCTATCGAAGTGAATCCCCACAGGTTTCTACAACAAGGTACACAAGCAGTAATCAAGAAAAAATGAACTTTTCTATGAATAAAGAAAAACATTTCCAGATGGCAGAAGCAGCTTCCTTAAAGCCCAAGCAATTTCTTGTTGACCCACACAGAGAATTTTTCAAATCTACGAACAAGGAGGGGAATTCCTCGAAGAATGACATATCTGACCAATCCATTCAGTGTTCTAATTTTTCCCCTGCCTTAACAGATGCTGGTAATTTATACTTTTCTGGTGCAGAGAGCAAACAATTTATCCCAAGTGCTACTAGTGAGTGTAAAAATGTCCCAATGGCAGCCATGAACTCTGTAAGTATGCTGGAAACTGTTGGTGAGATCATTGGCGAAACAACTCAATCCTTGAGTGTTGGGGGCAATGTGTTCCAGGAGCATATGGCTAATCAAGGAACTGGTAATGATTTCTTCTCCACTCACTTACTTGTAGGTGAAGATTTGTGCATCGTAAATCCATTGAATGTCTGCACCAACCTTATCCAGTTCATCCCGTCTATGAATAATAGTGTGAATGTCCAAATGCCGGAGAGTAATGGTGGAAATTCCATCCCTACTGCTATGAATGAGGGTATGAATGTCCAGACAATATCAACAGGTCCAATGACACAAGGCACTCTATGTGCTACAGGTCATGGTGTTCCGCCATCTGCGCACCAGCAGTTGTTTTCCCCACCTATAACTGAGTCAAACTGTAACCAAGCTCCCCTTATACCAAGCTCAGATGTAAACTTCCCTTGTGGGTTAAATAAACTCAAAACTGTTGGTAATGGAGGTCAGCTATTGCAGGTAGAACAAACTTGGAGTTGGCGACAACCAATGCAGCTGCAATCACCGCCCATTGTACATTCTTCAATGCAAATGCAACCAAGGCCACCTCTTGTTGATTTAGCCAATCAAACTACACCCTCACAATGGCAAGATCAAAGTGCGTCTGTCTATAATAAGTTGATGAACTTTCAACCAATACCCATCTTCGCTTCTTCGATACAGATGCAGTCAATGCCGCATCAAGTGGATTTAGCAGGTAAAACTGTATCGTCACAGTGGCGAGGTCAAGGAACTGATGTTGCTAATGAGCAGGTAACGCAGTTGCATCCCCCTCCCATCTCTGCTTCTCCAATGCAGATGCAACAAAAGCCAAACCAGGTAAACTCAGCAGATCAAGCTGCACCCTCGCAGGGGTGA